A region from the Alnus glutinosa chromosome 5, dhAlnGlut1.1, whole genome shotgun sequence genome encodes:
- the LOC133868300 gene encoding cysteine-rich receptor-like protein kinase 10 isoform X2 translates to MGMASVNVSMTLVVFTLLCMSREAAGIQYLYHFCSNSTNLTFTPNSTYQSNLYRLLSSLSSNAGHEDGFYNTTVGQNASDIVYGLFLCRGDLSTQECQDCVDIATQEVINPYCPIEKTAVIWYEECMIRYSDQSFFSTMNTLPGVYVPSRENISDPDLFNEVLMATINDHLVSQGTNVRTGAKKFATKEANFSGSQTLYTLEQCTPDISSSDCSRCIQEAIALLSTCCSGRPGARILFSSCRIRYEIYSFYRTLNAMTVPTPMPSILPPPPSGKHKIRVLKITVSTTLVPAAAVLLVLGFYLLRRERLAGKDIQIAGNDVSTVEEPVESLQFDLATIEAATNNFSENNKLGKGGFGDVYKGILLNGQKIAVKRLLRSTTQDVKDFKNEVILVAKLQHRNLVRFLGFCLEGEEKILVYEFVANKSLDHFLYDCGKQRLLDWTTRSKIIRGIARGILYLHEDSHFKIIHRDLKASNILLEEDMNPKISDFGISKIFEVDQTQANTSRIFGTYGYMAPEYAIYGQYSVKSDVYSFGVLTLEILSGRKNISEDLKGYAWKLWRNGTLVEFLDPTLEDAYSSNEVVRCIHIALLCVQEDPADRPTMASIVLMLNSLSIALPSPHTRIEPNKAFKEQESDQLSSKSMSSSVNEVTITDLHSR, encoded by the exons ATGGGCATGGCTTCCGTCAATGTCTCCATGACTCTTGTGGTCTTTACGTTGCTCTGCATGAGCAGAGAGGCTGCCGGAATTCAGTATTTATACCATTTCTGTTCAAACAGTACTAACCTTACTTTCACTCCCAACAGCACCTATCAGTCCAATCTCTATCGACTCCTTTCCTCCCTTTCCTCCAACGCCGGACATGAAGATGGTTTCTACAACACCACCGTAGGACAAAACGCTTCCGACATTGTCTACGGACTCTTCCTCTGTCGTGGCGACCTTTCCACCCAAGAATGCCAAGACTGCGTGGACATTGCGACCCAAGAGGTGATTAATCCATACTGCCCCATAGAAAAAACGGCCGTGATCTGGTACGAGGAGTGCATGATACGTTACTCAGACCAATCTTTCTTCTCCACCATGAACACGTTGCCTGGAGTTTACGTTCCTAGTCGGGAAAATATTTCTGATCCAGATCTGTTTAACGAGGTATTGATGGCGACGATAAACGACCACTTGGTAAGCCAGGGTACAAATGTTAGAACCGGTGCCAAAAAATTTGCAACGAAAGAAGCGAATTTTTCGGGGTCTCAAACACTATACACTCTTGAGCAGTGCACACCTGACATATCCAGCTCTGATTGCAGTAGGTGCATACAGGAAGCGATAGCGCTACTGTCGACATGTTGTAGTGGACGCCCAGGGGcaagaattttgttttctagcTGTAGAATTAGGTACGAAATCTACTCATTTTACCGAACGCTTAATGCAATGACAGTACCAACGCCTATGCCATCAATTCTTCCTCCTCCGCCTTCAG GAAAACACAAAATCAGAGTTCTAAAAATCACCGTTAGTACTACTCTCGTTCCTGCTGCGGCGGTGCTATTGGTTCTGGGCTTCTATTTACTAAGAAGAGAGAGACTTGCCGGAAAGGATATTCAAATCG CTGGGAATGATGTTTCAACCGTAGAGGAACCTGTAGAGTCCTTGCAATTTGATTTGGCTACGATCGAAGCTGCCACAAACAACTTCTCGGAAAATAACAAGCTAGGTAAAGGTGGATTTGGTGACGTTTACAAG gGTATACTTCTGAATGGACAAAAAATAGCTGTGAAGAGACTGTTGAGAAGCACTACACAAGATGTAAAAGACTTTAAGAATGAGGTTATCTTGGTAGCCAAGCTTCAACATCGAAACCTTGTGAGATTCTTGGGATTTTGCTTGGAAGGAGAGGAAAAGATACTTGTCTACGAATTTGTGGCCAACAAAAGCCTTGACCATTTTCTATACG ACTGTGGTAAACAAAGACTATTGGATTGGACAACACGTAGCAAGATTATAAGAGGAATTGCTCGAGGAATTCTTtatcttcatgaagattctcattttaaaatcatacatCGTGATCTTAAAGCTAGCAACATATTGTTGGAGGAGGatatgaatccaaaaatttcagatttcGGCATATCAAAGATCTTTGAAGTTGACCAAACTCAAGCGAATACAAGTAGGATCTTTGGAACATA TGGTTACATGGCTCCAGAATATGCAATATATGGACAATATTCTGTCAAATCTGATGTATATAGTTTTGGTGTCTTAACTCTTGAGATTTTAAGTGGTAGGAAGAATATTTCTGAGGACCTCAAAGGTtat GCCTGGAAGCTTTGGAGGAATGGAACCCTCGTGGAGTTTTTGGATCCAACTTTGGAAGACGCTTACTCAAGTAATGAAGTCGTCAGATGTATCCATATTGCCTTACTATGTGTTCAGGAAGATCCAGCCGACAGACCCACAATGGCATCAATAGTTCTCATGCTAAACAGTTTATCCATTGCTCTTCCATCACCTCATACAAGAATCGAGCCAAACAAAGCATTTAAGGAGCAGGAGTCAGATCAATTGTCAAGCAAATCAATGTCATCGTCTGTTAACGAAGTGACTATTACTGATCTACACTCTCGGTAG
- the LOC133868300 gene encoding cysteine-rich receptor-like protein kinase 25 isoform X3, protein MGMASVNVSMTLVVFTLLCMSREAAGIQYLYHFCSNSTNLTFTPNSTYQSNLYRLLSSLSSNAGHEDGFYNTTVGQNASDIVYGLFLCRGDLSTQECQDCVDIATQEVINPYCPIEKTAVIWYEECMIRYSDQSFFSTMNTLPGVYVPSRENISDPDLFNEVLMATINDHLVSQGTNVRTGAKKFATKEANFSGSQTLYTLEQCTPDISSSDCSRCIQEAIALLSTCCSGRPGARILFSSCRIRYEIYSFYRTLNAMTVPTPMPSILPPPPSGSSLQDSGKHKIRVLKITVSTTLVPAAAVLLVLGFYLLRRERLAGKDIQIAGNDVSTVEEPVESLQFDLATIEAATNNFSENNKLGKGGFGDVYKGILLNGQKIAVKRLLRSTTQDVKDFKNEVILVAKLQHRNLVRFLGFCLEGEEKILVYEFVANKSLDHFLYDCGKQRLLDWTTRSKIIRGIARGILYLHEDSHFKIIHRDLKASNILLEEDMNPKISDFGISKIFEVDQTQANTSRIFGTYEIVTPDSDEENVT, encoded by the exons ATGGGCATGGCTTCCGTCAATGTCTCCATGACTCTTGTGGTCTTTACGTTGCTCTGCATGAGCAGAGAGGCTGCCGGAATTCAGTATTTATACCATTTCTGTTCAAACAGTACTAACCTTACTTTCACTCCCAACAGCACCTATCAGTCCAATCTCTATCGACTCCTTTCCTCCCTTTCCTCCAACGCCGGACATGAAGATGGTTTCTACAACACCACCGTAGGACAAAACGCTTCCGACATTGTCTACGGACTCTTCCTCTGTCGTGGCGACCTTTCCACCCAAGAATGCCAAGACTGCGTGGACATTGCGACCCAAGAGGTGATTAATCCATACTGCCCCATAGAAAAAACGGCCGTGATCTGGTACGAGGAGTGCATGATACGTTACTCAGACCAATCTTTCTTCTCCACCATGAACACGTTGCCTGGAGTTTACGTTCCTAGTCGGGAAAATATTTCTGATCCAGATCTGTTTAACGAGGTATTGATGGCGACGATAAACGACCACTTGGTAAGCCAGGGTACAAATGTTAGAACCGGTGCCAAAAAATTTGCAACGAAAGAAGCGAATTTTTCGGGGTCTCAAACACTATACACTCTTGAGCAGTGCACACCTGACATATCCAGCTCTGATTGCAGTAGGTGCATACAGGAAGCGATAGCGCTACTGTCGACATGTTGTAGTGGACGCCCAGGGGcaagaattttgttttctagcTGTAGAATTAGGTACGAAATCTACTCATTTTACCGAACGCTTAATGCAATGACAGTACCAACGCCTATGCCATCAATTCTTCCTCCTCCGCCTTCAGGTTCATCACTGCAGGATTCGG GAAAACACAAAATCAGAGTTCTAAAAATCACCGTTAGTACTACTCTCGTTCCTGCTGCGGCGGTGCTATTGGTTCTGGGCTTCTATTTACTAAGAAGAGAGAGACTTGCCGGAAAGGATATTCAAATCG CTGGGAATGATGTTTCAACCGTAGAGGAACCTGTAGAGTCCTTGCAATTTGATTTGGCTACGATCGAAGCTGCCACAAACAACTTCTCGGAAAATAACAAGCTAGGTAAAGGTGGATTTGGTGACGTTTACAAG gGTATACTTCTGAATGGACAAAAAATAGCTGTGAAGAGACTGTTGAGAAGCACTACACAAGATGTAAAAGACTTTAAGAATGAGGTTATCTTGGTAGCCAAGCTTCAACATCGAAACCTTGTGAGATTCTTGGGATTTTGCTTGGAAGGAGAGGAAAAGATACTTGTCTACGAATTTGTGGCCAACAAAAGCCTTGACCATTTTCTATACG ACTGTGGTAAACAAAGACTATTGGATTGGACAACACGTAGCAAGATTATAAGAGGAATTGCTCGAGGAATTCTTtatcttcatgaagattctcattttaaaatcatacatCGTGATCTTAAAGCTAGCAACATATTGTTGGAGGAGGatatgaatccaaaaatttcagatttcGGCATATCAAAGATCTTTGAAGTTGACCAAACTCAAGCGAATACAAGTAGGATCTTTGGAACATA TGAAATCGTCACCCCTGACTCAGATGAAGAGAATGTGACATGA
- the LOC133868300 gene encoding cysteine-rich receptor-like protein kinase 10 isoform X1 has product MGMASVNVSMTLVVFTLLCMSREAAGIQYLYHFCSNSTNLTFTPNSTYQSNLYRLLSSLSSNAGHEDGFYNTTVGQNASDIVYGLFLCRGDLSTQECQDCVDIATQEVINPYCPIEKTAVIWYEECMIRYSDQSFFSTMNTLPGVYVPSRENISDPDLFNEVLMATINDHLVSQGTNVRTGAKKFATKEANFSGSQTLYTLEQCTPDISSSDCSRCIQEAIALLSTCCSGRPGARILFSSCRIRYEIYSFYRTLNAMTVPTPMPSILPPPPSGSSLQDSGKHKIRVLKITVSTTLVPAAAVLLVLGFYLLRRERLAGKDIQIAGNDVSTVEEPVESLQFDLATIEAATNNFSENNKLGKGGFGDVYKGILLNGQKIAVKRLLRSTTQDVKDFKNEVILVAKLQHRNLVRFLGFCLEGEEKILVYEFVANKSLDHFLYDCGKQRLLDWTTRSKIIRGIARGILYLHEDSHFKIIHRDLKASNILLEEDMNPKISDFGISKIFEVDQTQANTSRIFGTYGYMAPEYAIYGQYSVKSDVYSFGVLTLEILSGRKNISEDLKGYAWKLWRNGTLVEFLDPTLEDAYSSNEVVRCIHIALLCVQEDPADRPTMASIVLMLNSLSIALPSPHTRIEPNKAFKEQESDQLSSKSMSSSVNEVTITDLHSR; this is encoded by the exons ATGGGCATGGCTTCCGTCAATGTCTCCATGACTCTTGTGGTCTTTACGTTGCTCTGCATGAGCAGAGAGGCTGCCGGAATTCAGTATTTATACCATTTCTGTTCAAACAGTACTAACCTTACTTTCACTCCCAACAGCACCTATCAGTCCAATCTCTATCGACTCCTTTCCTCCCTTTCCTCCAACGCCGGACATGAAGATGGTTTCTACAACACCACCGTAGGACAAAACGCTTCCGACATTGTCTACGGACTCTTCCTCTGTCGTGGCGACCTTTCCACCCAAGAATGCCAAGACTGCGTGGACATTGCGACCCAAGAGGTGATTAATCCATACTGCCCCATAGAAAAAACGGCCGTGATCTGGTACGAGGAGTGCATGATACGTTACTCAGACCAATCTTTCTTCTCCACCATGAACACGTTGCCTGGAGTTTACGTTCCTAGTCGGGAAAATATTTCTGATCCAGATCTGTTTAACGAGGTATTGATGGCGACGATAAACGACCACTTGGTAAGCCAGGGTACAAATGTTAGAACCGGTGCCAAAAAATTTGCAACGAAAGAAGCGAATTTTTCGGGGTCTCAAACACTATACACTCTTGAGCAGTGCACACCTGACATATCCAGCTCTGATTGCAGTAGGTGCATACAGGAAGCGATAGCGCTACTGTCGACATGTTGTAGTGGACGCCCAGGGGcaagaattttgttttctagcTGTAGAATTAGGTACGAAATCTACTCATTTTACCGAACGCTTAATGCAATGACAGTACCAACGCCTATGCCATCAATTCTTCCTCCTCCGCCTTCAGGTTCATCACTGCAGGATTCGG GAAAACACAAAATCAGAGTTCTAAAAATCACCGTTAGTACTACTCTCGTTCCTGCTGCGGCGGTGCTATTGGTTCTGGGCTTCTATTTACTAAGAAGAGAGAGACTTGCCGGAAAGGATATTCAAATCG CTGGGAATGATGTTTCAACCGTAGAGGAACCTGTAGAGTCCTTGCAATTTGATTTGGCTACGATCGAAGCTGCCACAAACAACTTCTCGGAAAATAACAAGCTAGGTAAAGGTGGATTTGGTGACGTTTACAAG gGTATACTTCTGAATGGACAAAAAATAGCTGTGAAGAGACTGTTGAGAAGCACTACACAAGATGTAAAAGACTTTAAGAATGAGGTTATCTTGGTAGCCAAGCTTCAACATCGAAACCTTGTGAGATTCTTGGGATTTTGCTTGGAAGGAGAGGAAAAGATACTTGTCTACGAATTTGTGGCCAACAAAAGCCTTGACCATTTTCTATACG ACTGTGGTAAACAAAGACTATTGGATTGGACAACACGTAGCAAGATTATAAGAGGAATTGCTCGAGGAATTCTTtatcttcatgaagattctcattttaaaatcatacatCGTGATCTTAAAGCTAGCAACATATTGTTGGAGGAGGatatgaatccaaaaatttcagatttcGGCATATCAAAGATCTTTGAAGTTGACCAAACTCAAGCGAATACAAGTAGGATCTTTGGAACATA TGGTTACATGGCTCCAGAATATGCAATATATGGACAATATTCTGTCAAATCTGATGTATATAGTTTTGGTGTCTTAACTCTTGAGATTTTAAGTGGTAGGAAGAATATTTCTGAGGACCTCAAAGGTtat GCCTGGAAGCTTTGGAGGAATGGAACCCTCGTGGAGTTTTTGGATCCAACTTTGGAAGACGCTTACTCAAGTAATGAAGTCGTCAGATGTATCCATATTGCCTTACTATGTGTTCAGGAAGATCCAGCCGACAGACCCACAATGGCATCAATAGTTCTCATGCTAAACAGTTTATCCATTGCTCTTCCATCACCTCATACAAGAATCGAGCCAAACAAAGCATTTAAGGAGCAGGAGTCAGATCAATTGTCAAGCAAATCAATGTCATCGTCTGTTAACGAAGTGACTATTACTGATCTACACTCTCGGTAG